The Chamaesiphon minutus PCC 6605 DNA window CATGGCAAGCTTTGACGACAAATTATAGCCCAGACAAATCGCCCAAACTCCGCACGCTGGCGGCTCCCACGCCTGAAATCTGGCAAGCGATCGAGCAGTCATACAACCGCTCTCGCCGAGACTTTCCCCACTTAACCGCCGCAACTGCCAAAGACATCGAAAAATGGTTGCTCGATGCAGCAAAAAAAGTCCGCAGCTATCTGTATCCCACCGTTAATTCGTTGAATGTGAAGAAGGGTGAGGATAACGATGCTGAATGGGAAAGCGATTTAGTTGGGAACGATCTCGAACCGATGGCACATCTAGAAGAGCAAGAAACTAGAGCCGAACGTCAAACCCAACAGCAGCAAATGGTTGAGGTCTTGCAGACGGCGATCGATCGGCTCGACGCACCTTCTCGCCAACTGCTGAACCTGTATTATCGCGATCGGGCGACCCAACAACAGATCGCCCAACAGCTAGACATGCCACAATACACTGTCTCCCGAAAACTCTCCAAAACGCGGGAAACTTTACTCAAAGCGATCCTCGTCTGGGGACAAGCCACTTTGCATATTTCGCCAACTTCAGACGTGATTAATTCTATCAGCGCACTCCTGGAAGAGTGGCTGGAATCAGTTTTTAACCGCTAGAACGTCTAGGAGAATCGTCATGAGCCAGCTTATCCCCATTTCCCAACTCGCATTACCTATTCCCGCATCGTTGAGTGAGCTGGCTTGGGAACAGGCTCAGGCAGATCGATCGATCTCCGCGACCTGGAATGTTTATCTCAACCGCATCGCCACCGAATTACTGACTGAATATGTCAGAGCAGACTTTCCCGATCTGCGCGATCGATCGGCGGATAATCTGTGGCAATTTGTTAATGGTAGCGGATTGGAACTCAATGGCAAACGACTGATGCTCTTGCCATCTAAAGCGATCGATCATAGCGAACTCGAAATTCCCCAGGAATGGGTCGATATTCCCGCTCTGGCTGGCGATTATTTCCTGGCGGTACAAATCGATCCCGATGCCGAACTGCTGCATTGTTGGGGCTATACAACCCACCAGATGCTCAAATCGAAAGCGCGATACGACCCGATCGATCGCACTTACCATCTCGACGCATATCATTTAATTGCCGATGTCTCTGGATTGTGGGTGATCCAACAACTCAATCCGCAAGAAGTTACCCAAACGGAAATCGCCCCACTGCCTACTGTAGAGGCCGTTCGGGCGGAGAATCTACTGCAACGCTTGGCATCTGTCCCCAATCCTCGCCTAGAAATCCCGTTTGAATTGTGGGGCGCATTAATTAGCAATCGCGCGTGGCGACAGCAATTAGTCGCACTCCGTCAGGGTGAAGTTGACCCCCAAACTAATGTCACTACCGCCGTCAATCGACTCAGCGGTTGGCTGCAAAATGTGTTTGCGTCGGGTTGGCAAGCGGTTGAAGATTTCTGGGGTGAGGATGCCCAACTCGGATTGGCATTTCGGCAATCGGAGGCACCCACGTCAACCATGCGCCGTGTTAAAGCGTTGCAGTTGCCCGATCGCGTGTTATTTCTGCTGTTATCGGTGGCACCAGCAGCGGACGATTCTCTTTCAGAGCGGCTACGCCAACGCTTGGAGATTCAGGTACAACTGCGCTCTGACAATCTCAATGCTACCCTACCTGCGGGTTTGACGTTGGAGCTGTTGTCTAGTGAGGATGAGGTGATGCGATCGGTGACGACTCGCGATCTGGATAATGCGATTGTGTTGCCACGATTTCGCTCGACATTAGGGATGGAGTTTAAGCTGCAAGTGCGATCGGGGGAGGTGACTTTGTGCGAATCTTTTGTGGTGTAGGGGAGAGGCAATCGAACGATGGAAAGGTTGCTAGTACTGAATTTGGGCAGTGGGGATCTTCAGACGGGGGTGCCGAGTATCATCGCGCAGCTTTGGGATGAGGGGACGGCGCAGCCGATGCAGATTGCGGGGAGTTTGCCCGCGATGCCGGAATTAGGGCGATTGAGGGGGCAGTGGCAAACTTTATATTTCGCGCTCTATACCCATCTAGGGTGGCGAAGAGCGGGCGATCTGCGTAACTTTGAATTCGATGAGGTCGAGGAAGTTTCACATATCTCTCAGGCCGAATTTGATGCAGTTTGTCAGCAATTACGATCGAGCTTGAATCAGTGGTTGAATTCTGATGGGTTCGGGCAGATCCAGCGGCGGATTAGGACGCATCTGAGTCCCGCCGATCGGATTCGGATCGCGATCGCCGCTAACGAGTCGAGTTTATTACAGTTACCGTGGCATTTATGGCAACTTTTGGAAGATTATCCGACGGCAGAAATCGCCCTAAGTCCGGCGGAATACGCCCGTTCGCGTCCGGCTAGTCTGGAGGTAAAATCGGCACGGGTTAAAGTATTGGCGATTTTAGGTAACAGTCAAGGAATCGATGTTGCGGCCGATCGTCAGATCCTCTCCCAACTGCCCCAAGCCGAAATCGAATGGTCGATCGAACCTACTAGCGAACGGTTGCAAGCACAGCTTTGGGAGCGGCAATGGGATGTGTTATTTTTTGCCGGACATAGTTCCAGTCAGGAGCGCGGTTGCATCCAAATTAATGCCACAGAAACGCTGACGATCGAGCGGCTCAAGTATGGCTTACAACGGTCGATCGCCAACGGTTTGAAACTAGCGATCTTCAACTCCTGCGACGGTTTGGGACTGGCGCGAGATCTCGCTGACTTACGCATTCCCCAAACAATCGTCATGCGCGAACCCGTACCCGATCGCGTGGCACAAGCATTTCTGAAGACATTTCTGCAAACCTTTGCCGCTGGAAGCTCTCTATATGCCTCCGTGCGGGAGGCGCGAGAAAAATTACAACTATTAGAAAGTGAATTTCCCTGTGCCACTTGGCTGCCAGTCATCTGTCAAAATCCCGCCGAACCTGCCGTGCGGTGGGCGGATTGGTGTCAGCCAGAGATCGCCGCGTTACCGCCATCCACTCGCCCTTGGCAACGATCGCTATCTCGCTCGTTACTCGCGATCGCCATTGGGAGTGCGATCGGCAGCGGACTGACACTAGGAGCCAAATACCTCGGTTGGCTGCAACCATTAGAACTAGCGATTTACGATCGCCTGATCCAATCCCGCCCGATCGAACCCACCGATCCGCGCTTATTAGTCATTACCCTCACCGATGCAGATGTCCGATCGCAACGCCGTCAAACCGCATCGGGATCGATATCCGATCGATCTCTAGACAAACTGCTGCAAATCCTCGATCGCGCCAAACCCAGTGCGATCGGGCTAGATATTTATCGAGACTTTACCAGCGAATTACCATCGCTCAAATATCAGTTATCAAACAACGATCGACTCATTACCATCTGCAAACGTCCCGATGTCCGAGACGATCCTGCTGGCGTGGCTCCAGCCCCAGAAGCACCCTCCCAAGCCGTCGGCTTTAGCGATTTCGTGCGAGATTACGACAGCGCAGTGCGACGACACCTAATTGCAATGGATGCCCAATCTACCTCCCAATGTCAATCGGGGAATGCCTTGAGTACCCTGCTCGTCATGCGATATTTAGCAGATCGCCAAATTCCGATCGAATTCTCGCCCCAAAGCCTACACCTGGGCAAACTCCAGATTGCCCCCCTAGAAGAGAATGCAGGCGGGTATCACGCCCAAGATGCTCAAGGACTGCAAATCATGCTCAATTATCGCCGTACCGCCCAGGGTATTGCCCAAACCGTCACCTTAGAGCAAGCTCTGTCTGGAGATCTCCCCGCCACCGCCATCAAAGATCGCATCATTCTCATTGGTTCGGTAAATCCCAGCAGCAACGATTTTTGGACGACACCATTTGGTGCGGGCTTCTCCCAACAACAGCCTGGTGTCTTCATCCACGCCCAAATGGTCAGCCAACTCCTCAGTGGAGTCCAAAACGATCGCCCACTACTATATCCAGTTAAATTACCACAATTAATTCTCCTGTCGATCGGCAGCGCGATCGTTGGTGGATCGATCGGTTTAGTCAACCAGCGATCGATCCGTTGGCTGTTATTAGGTGGTACCTCGATCGCCATCTACACCACCGCAAGTCTAACCCTAAATCACGGTATCTGGCTCCCCGTTGGCGTTCAAATGCTCTCCCTTGCTAGCACATCACTATTAGTTTTTGGCACTCGATCGATTGCCCTGCCCACAAAAATACAAGTCGCTCGTTATGGGAGTGCCAACGACTAGAAGTCGTGGCTAGTGATGCAAAGTCCGCCTACGCGGACTAGGAAAGTCAGTCCGCGTAGGCGGACTTTGCATCATGAGCAGCGGTTTTAACCGCTGAGATCGTAACTAACAACTTAAAAACACCACTATTCCACAATGAAACCTAACCATCACCGCTTAACCATCGCCCTCCTCCTGGCGATCGCCACCACTCTCACCTTTCCCACCATCACCCCCACCCAAACCCCTAAACCCAAACCCACCCTCAAAATCCGCTGGAAACCCCCCATTCCCCCCAGCACCCTCGGCATTCCTGGCAATCGCGCTCAAGGTGGCGGCACCCGTAGTGGTTGCCACTCCTATCGCGGCATTACCGCCCTCGTCCCCCTCTCACCCCAAAAAATCCACTGGGGACAAACCATAAGCGATCGACCTACCATCTGGTTAAATGCTCCCCAAGGACTGACAAAAGACTTACCGATCGAGATTTCCGTGCGCTCGGCAAATGGCAATCCCATCGCCAAACAATTATTGACGATCGCCAATAACATCTCTGCTGGTGCAGTCAGCATCACATTCCCCCCAGATGCCACCCTAGAAGTCGATCGCACCTATCGGTGGGAAGTCGCCTTCTACTGCGATACCGACGAGCGGATCGATCGTCCCTTTGTCATCCAGGGCAAAATTAACCGGATTACCCCACCCGCCAAACTAGAAACTGCCACATCTACCCTCGATCGCGTCCAAATCCTCGCCGAAAATGGCATTTGGTACGATGCGATTTCCACCCTCGGTACTCAGCTCCGCCAAAACAAAGATCGTCAACTAACAACAGCTTGGGCGGATTTACTCAAAGCCGCTAGTGTCAGAGGGAGCAATTTAGTTCGAGATTGCTGTCAATTCGATCTCGTCGGAACGCCACGATAGCTTAAAGTTTCAAGTCAATTACCCCTGCATAAACCCAAACTTCCGAACGTGTTGTGGTTGTGCGATCGATCTGATTCAGTGGTGAGAGAAAACAACATTGTGCTAACTGGAAGTGAAAAAAAACTAATGGTAACAGGAGATCGGATCGGCAACCTCGATCCCGATCTGATACGATCGGATCGATCGCAACAGTTGACGTTACTTGTGTCGATCGCCTGTGCTTATGACTCCCGATGAAGCTCTGGAAATCTTGGATGGGTTGCTCAAACCCAAAATTTTGACGCAGATCCAAGAGTTTGTCTTGCGGCAAACTTGGGCGGGAGATAGCTATGCGGCGATGGCAGATCGATCGGGCTATGATGAAGACTACATCAAAGAGGTCGGTTCGCGGCTGTGGAAGCTGTTGAGTCAGGTGTTGGGGGTAAAGGTAACTAAAAACACTTTAACCTCTGCCTTTGGGCAATATGGACGCGGATTAGCAGAACCAACAGCAACCCCGATTGTCGTCAATCGATCTATTTCGCCAAACCAGCAACAACCAGCGACACAGATCGACTGGGGCGAAGCAATGGAAGTGTTCGGCTTTCAGGGGCGGGAACTGGAACTCCAACAACTTCAGGATTGGATTGTGCCGATTAATGATGATGTACCTTCGAGATTAGTAGCGATCTTGGGGATGGGAGGAATTGGCAAAACTGCCCTGACAGTAAAACTAGTCGAACGGTTGCAGCATAATGGCTACGAACATATTATCTGGCGATCGCTTCGCAATGCGCCACCTTTAACTAACATACTCGCAGATTTACTCCAATTTTTCCGCGATCGGCAGCAGCAATCAGATCGTGGTGCAAAGGGTGTCTCAGCGCAGATCGCCGAACTGATCCAATATCTACGTCAGTCCCGCTGTGTGGTGGTATTAGACAACGCGGAATCGATTTTACAGGGCAAAGAGCGGGCGGGAATTTATCGTTCGCGTAGCGTCTCCAGTGGAGAAACGGGTTATGAGGAGTATGGGGAATTATTGCGACAGTTAGGAGAGATTCGTCATCAGAGTTGTGTCATCTTAACCAGTCGGGAAAAGCCCAGGGATATTGCTTTATTAGAAGGGGAAAATAACGTTGTCAGATCGCTCGCGCTGACAGGGATCGACGATCGATCGGCACAAACGATTATGGAACAACGAGGCATATCAGCGACAAACCCAAATCGATGGCAAGATTTATCCCGAAACTACGCCGGAAATCCCCTTGCCTTAAAAATGGTCTCGGCGATGACGATCGAGCTATTTGGGGGTAGTTTAGAACAGTTTCTGGCTCAAATTGAAACGGAGAATAGTAGCCTATTATTCGATGATATTCGGGACTTATTGCAGCAACAATTCAATCGATTGTCGGAGTTGGAGCGACAGGTAATGTATTGGCTGGCAATCGAGCGAGAATTTGTCCCACTCACCGAAATTCAGCAGGATCTAACTTCTGCTCGCGATCGGCAACACTTACCAGATATTCTCCGCTCTTTAAGCAGACGCAGTTTAATTGAAACTGCAACATCTACTCAAGGGATGAATTTTTCTCAACAGCCTGTGGTGATGGAATACGTTACCGAGCGGTTAATTAATAATGTATGTCAGGAAATTAGGGAAGATAA harbors:
- a CDS encoding sigma-70 family RNA polymerase sigma factor, whose product is MRQRKDLIEIFSAFLQFEGDRPTLWAIDPRLNRSMTKSIAIEPRGSEDFWATYWLRQYTQHLDATNPARRQPIDHLSAYLQETCFWSVSRVMPRMGSTQMQLSDGFQVAIADVPKLLAAFDASKPSGLKTYANTVFGNTLRDYLRQRREVDFCSEWGLLQKISRKRLLDVLAANNFDRLTRDRYYLAWQALTTNYSPDKSPKLRTLAAPTPEIWQAIEQSYNRSRRDFPHLTAATAKDIEKWLLDAAKKVRSYLYPTVNSLNVKKGEDNDAEWESDLVGNDLEPMAHLEEQETRAERQTQQQQMVEVLQTAIDRLDAPSRQLLNLYYRDRATQQQIAQQLDMPQYTVSRKLSKTRETLLKAILVWGQATLHISPTSDVINSISALLEEWLESVFNR
- a CDS encoding DUF1822 family protein: MSQLIPISQLALPIPASLSELAWEQAQADRSISATWNVYLNRIATELLTEYVRADFPDLRDRSADNLWQFVNGSGLELNGKRLMLLPSKAIDHSELEIPQEWVDIPALAGDYFLAVQIDPDAELLHCWGYTTHQMLKSKARYDPIDRTYHLDAYHLIADVSGLWVIQQLNPQEVTQTEIAPLPTVEAVRAENLLQRLASVPNPRLEIPFELWGALISNRAWRQQLVALRQGEVDPQTNVTTAVNRLSGWLQNVFASGWQAVEDFWGEDAQLGLAFRQSEAPTSTMRRVKALQLPDRVLFLLLSVAPAADDSLSERLRQRLEIQVQLRSDNLNATLPAGLTLELLSSEDEVMRSVTTRDLDNAIVLPRFRSTLGMEFKLQVRSGEVTLCESFVV
- a CDS encoding CHASE2 domain-containing protein → MERLLVLNLGSGDLQTGVPSIIAQLWDEGTAQPMQIAGSLPAMPELGRLRGQWQTLYFALYTHLGWRRAGDLRNFEFDEVEEVSHISQAEFDAVCQQLRSSLNQWLNSDGFGQIQRRIRTHLSPADRIRIAIAANESSLLQLPWHLWQLLEDYPTAEIALSPAEYARSRPASLEVKSARVKVLAILGNSQGIDVAADRQILSQLPQAEIEWSIEPTSERLQAQLWERQWDVLFFAGHSSSQERGCIQINATETLTIERLKYGLQRSIANGLKLAIFNSCDGLGLARDLADLRIPQTIVMREPVPDRVAQAFLKTFLQTFAAGSSLYASVREAREKLQLLESEFPCATWLPVICQNPAEPAVRWADWCQPEIAALPPSTRPWQRSLSRSLLAIAIGSAIGSGLTLGAKYLGWLQPLELAIYDRLIQSRPIEPTDPRLLVITLTDADVRSQRRQTASGSISDRSLDKLLQILDRAKPSAIGLDIYRDFTSELPSLKYQLSNNDRLITICKRPDVRDDPAGVAPAPEAPSQAVGFSDFVRDYDSAVRRHLIAMDAQSTSQCQSGNALSTLLVMRYLADRQIPIEFSPQSLHLGKLQIAPLEENAGGYHAQDAQGLQIMLNYRRTAQGIAQTVTLEQALSGDLPATAIKDRIILIGSVNPSSNDFWTTPFGAGFSQQQPGVFIHAQMVSQLLSGVQNDRPLLYPVKLPQLILLSIGSAIVGGSIGLVNQRSIRWLLLGGTSIAIYTTASLTLNHGIWLPVGVQMLSLASTSLLVFGTRSIALPTKIQVARYGSAND
- a CDS encoding DUF928 domain-containing protein; the encoded protein is MKPNHHRLTIALLLAIATTLTFPTITPTQTPKPKPTLKIRWKPPIPPSTLGIPGNRAQGGGTRSGCHSYRGITALVPLSPQKIHWGQTISDRPTIWLNAPQGLTKDLPIEISVRSANGNPIAKQLLTIANNISAGAVSITFPPDATLEVDRTYRWEVAFYCDTDERIDRPFVIQGKINRITPPAKLETATSTLDRVQILAENGIWYDAISTLGTQLRQNKDRQLTTAWADLLKAASVRGSNLVRDCCQFDLVGTPR